In the Theobroma cacao cultivar B97-61/B2 chromosome 1, Criollo_cocoa_genome_V2, whole genome shotgun sequence genome, one interval contains:
- the LOC18611938 gene encoding tankyrase, whose amino-acid sequence MSGGDIHAAARSGDLSTVQSILASNPLAVNSRDKHSRTPLHLAAWSGQAQVVSYLCKQKADVGAAAMDDMGAIHFAAQKGHIEIVRTLLSLGVSVKAGTRKGFSPLHYAVQGSHLELIKLLLKKGASLSAKTKAGKTPLDLAKSEEIRSFLKECEQSPKKVNLNGQEKAEKSDSRPPLPDKMESPDNEAPAAEHDRQEDERVKRKGDDDNQEALSEPKKPRVALKHLLSADDTQEDEETS is encoded by the exons ATGAGTGGCGGAGACATACACGCAGCGGCGAGGTCCGGTGACCTTTCTACAGTTCAATCAATTCTGGCGTCTAACCCTTTGGCCGTTAACTCCAGAGATAAGCACTCCAGAACTCC ACTACATTTGGCAGCATGGTCTGGGCAAGCACAGGTTGTAAGCTATCTCTGCAAGCAAAAGGCTGATGTTGGTGCTGCTGCCATGGATGACATGGGTGCAATCCATTTTGCAGCCCAGAAAGGACATATAGAGATTGTTCGAACTCTGCTCTCATTGGGAGTCTCAGTTAAAGCTGGCACTCGCAAGGGATTCTCTCCATTACACTATGCCGTTCAAGGTTCCCACCTGGAACTAATCAAACTCTTGTTAAAGAAGGGTGCAAGTCTTAGTGCCAAAACAAAAGCTGGGAAGACCCCACTTGATCTTgcaaaaagtgaagaaattcGCTCATTTTTGAAAGAGTGTGAACAATCTCCTAAGAAAGTAAATCTGAATGGTCAAGAGAAGGCTGAAAAATCTGATTCAAGGCCGCCATTGCCAGATAAAATGGAAAGTCCCGATAATGAAGCTCCTGCAGCTGAACATGACAGGCAAGAGGATGAGAGAGTAAAAAGGAAAGGTGATGATGATAACCAGGAAGCCTTATCAGAACCTAAGAAACCAAGAGTTGCTCTTAAGCATCTTCTGAGTGCAGATGACACtcaagaagatgaagaaaccTCATAA
- the LOC18611937 gene encoding amino acid permease 4 produces the protein MGENAATKNHDNHQVFDVSLGIPSKGGSECFDDDGRIKRTGTLWTASAHIITAVIGSGVLSLAWAIAQLGWIAGPAVMFLFSLVTYYTSSLLTDCYRTGDPVSGKRNYTYMDAVRSILGGYKVKACGLIQYLNLCGISVGYTIAASVSMMAIKRSNCFHESGGKNPCHMSSTPYMIMFGVTEILLSQIPDFDQIWWLSIVAAVMSFTYSGIGLGLGIAKVAATGTFKGSLTGISVGTETQAQKIWRSFQALGDIAFAYSYSIVLIEIQDTVKSPPAEAKTMKKATKLSIAITTAFYMLCGCMGYASFGDFAPGNLLTGFGFYNPFWLLDVANAAIVIHLVGAYQVFCQPIFAFIEKWATQRWAESNFITKEFKIPIPGYHPYKLNLFRLVWRTAFVILTTVISMLIPFFNDVMGIMGAFGFWPLTVYFPLEMYIQQKKILKWSTRWICLKMLSMACLLITIVAGAGSIAGVMLDLKVYKPFKTTY, from the exons ATGGGTGAGAACGCTGCCACCAAGAACCATGACAACCACCAAGTCTTTGACGTCTCCCTCGGCATCCCTTCTAAGGGTGGCTCAGAATGTTTCGATGACGATGGCCGTATCAAGCGAACCG GAACTCTATGGACTGCCAGTGCACACATAATAACAGCTGTGATTGGATCTGGGGTACTTTCTTTGGCATGGGCTATAGCTCAACTAGGGTGGATTGCTGGTCCTGCTGTAATGTTCTTGTTTTCCTTAGTCACTTACTATACATCTTCTCTCCTCACCGACTGTTACCGGACTGGTGACCCTGTCTCGGGCAAGCGGAACTATACTTACATGGATGCTGTTCGGTCCATTCTTG GTGGATACAAGGTGAAGGCATGCGGGTTAATTCAGTATCTAAATCTTTGTGGCATTTCCGTTGGATACACCATTGCAGCATCAGTAAGTATGAT GGCAATAAAAAGGTCTAATTGTTTCCACGAGAGTGGCGGGAAGAACCCCTGCCATATGTCGAGCACTCCATACATGATCATGTTCGGGGTCACTGAGATCTTACTTTCTCAAATTCCAGATTTTGATCAGATATGGTGGCTCTCTATTGTGGCTGCAGTCATGTCTTTTACCTACTCTGGCATTGGTCTTGGTCTTGGAATTGCTAAAGTTGCAG CTACTGGAACTTTTAAGGGTAGTCTTACTGGAATAAGCGTCGGAACAGAAACACAAGCTCAAAAGATATGGAGGAGCTTCCAAGCTCTTGGTGACATTGCTTTTGCATACTCGTATTCTATAGTCCTCATTGAAATTCAG GACACGGTCAAATCCCCACCAGCAGAAGCAAAGACGATGAAGAAGGCCACAAAGCTTAGTATTGCAATAACAACAGCTTTCTACATGCTTTGCGGCTGCATGGGATACGCCTCTTTCGGAGACTTTGCACCTGGAAATCTCCTTACTGGTTTTGGTTTCTATAACCCATTTTGGCTTCTTGATGTTGCTAATGCTGCTATAGTAATCCACCTTGTGGGAGCATATCAAGTCTTTTGCCAGCCTATTTTTGCCTTCATCGAAAAATGGGCAACACAAAGATGGGCCGAAAGCAACTTTATCACAAAAGAGTTCAAAATCCCAATCCCGGGATATCATCCTTACAAGCTCAACCTGTTTAGATTGGTTTGGAGAACAGCGTTTGTGATCTTAACCACTGTTATATCTATGTTGATTCCTTTCTTCAACGATGTAATGGGAATTATGGGGGCTTTTGGGTTCTGGCCATTAACAGTTTATTTTCCCTTGGAGATGTACATTCAACAGAAGAAGATATTAAAGTGGAGTACCAGATGGATTTGTCTCAAGATGCTAAGCATGGCTTGCCTGCTGATAACGATTGTCGCTGGCGCAGGTTCAATTGCTGGTGTGATGCTTGACCTTAAGGTTTATAAGCCATTTAAGACTACCTACTAA
- the LOC18611936 gene encoding ultraviolet-B receptor UVR8 isoform X2 gives MAEEEMSVSEVTGPFRQILFISAGASHSVALLSGNVVCSWGRGEDGQLGHGDAEDRPSPTQLSALDGHEIISVICGADHTTAYSLSRGEVYSWGWGDFGRLGHGNSSDVFTPQPIKALHGLTIKQIACGDSHCLAVTMEGEVLSWGRNQNGQLGLGTTEDSLVPQKIQAFQGVSIKMVAAGAEHTAAVSGDGALYGWGWGRYGNLGLGDRIDRLVPEKVSTLNGEKMDMVACGWRHTISVSVTGGLYTYGWSKYGQLGHGDFKDHLVPHKVEALADSFIKQISGGWRHTMALTSGGNLYGWGWNKFGQVGVGDNDDHCSPVQVKFPHEQAHSRYCSFQILKVLQVSCGWRHTLAITEEQNVFSWGRGTNGQLGHGESKDCNVPKIIEALSIDGSSGQQIESSKLDPFSGKSWVSPTERYAVVPDESGQSVPSEKGSGSDVNVPENDVKRIRM, from the exons ATGGCAGAAGAGGAGATGAGTGTGAGTGAGGTAACTGGTCCATTTCGTCAGATTCTTTTTATCTCAGCTGGTGCTAGCCATTCTGTTGCTCTTCTCT CTGGAAATGTTGTTTGCTCTTGGGGTCGAGGAGAGGATGGGCAGTTAGGCCATGGGGATGCGGAGGATAGGCCTTCTCCAACACAATTGAGTGCCTTAGATGGACATGAAATAATATCTGTTATTTGTGGAGCTGATCATACAACTGCATATTCATTGTCACGTGGTGAAGTTTATAGTTGGGGATG GGGTGACTTCGGAAGACTTGGTCATGGAAATTCTAGTGACGTGTTCACTCCTCAACCGATAAAAGCATTACATGGTCTGACGATTAAACAAATTGCTTGTGGAGACAGCCATTGTTTAGCTGTGACAATGGAAGGCGAGGTACTAAG TTGGGGAAGGAATCAAAATGGTCAACTTGGTCTTGGAACCACTGAAGACTCTCTTGTACCTCAAAAGATTCAAGCCTTTCAG GGTGTTTCTATCAAAATGGTTGCTGCTGGTGCTGAGCATACTGCAGCTGTTTCAGGAGACGGTGCCCTCTATGGATGGGGCTGGGGACGATATGGAAACTTGGGCTTAGGAGACAGAATTGATCGCTTAGTTCCTGAGAAGGTTTCTACTCTCAAT GGAGAGAAGATGGATATGGTTGCTTGTGGATGGCGGCATACCATATCTGTCTCTGTTACTGGTGGATTATACACTTATGGATGGAGCAAGTATGGTCAACTGGGACATGGGGACTTTAAGGATCATCTTGTTCCTCATAAGGTGGAAGCTTTAGCTGACAGTTTTATTAAGCAG ATATCGGGTGGATGGAGACACACAATGGCACTCACGTCTGGTGGAAACCTCTATGGCTGGGGATGGAACAAG TTTGGACAGGTTGGGGTTGGTGACAATGATGATCATTGCTCTCCAGTGCAAGTTAAATTTCCACATGAGCAGGCACATTCTCGTTACTGTAGCTTCCAAATATTG AAAGTACTTCAAGTTTCATGTGGGTGGAGGCACACACTTGCTATTACGGAAGAGCAAAATGTCTTCTCCTGGGGAAGGGGTACGAATGGACAGCTTGGGCATGGAGAATCGAAGGACTG CAATGTTCCAAAGATTATAGAGGCATTGAGTATCGATGGTTCCAGTGGGCAACAGATAGAATCTTCAAAGCTTGATCCATTTTCAG GTAAATCCTGGGTTTCTCCAACGGAGCGATATGCTGTTGTCCCTGATGAAAGT GGACAATCAGTTCCGTCAGAAAAGGGGAGCGGCAGTGATGTGAATGTTCCTGAGAACGATGTGAAGCGTATACGCATGTAA
- the LOC18611934 gene encoding uncharacterized membrane protein At1g06890 isoform X1: protein MQRMRQILGPLFSRDVMKQNHSDDAKPGRALESNQSLLFDNLHSSESSERQQQRICGPLAALTFNLVVAVGIIFMNKWVLKNVGFQFPVFLTVIHYAVSWALMAILNFFSLFSASPSSKVAPLSLFTFGVVNSVSTGLANVSLKYNSVGFYQMAKIAITPLIVLLEFIWYRKRIAFSKVIALTVVSIGVAVATVTDLQFSLFGACVALAWILPSAVNKILWSNVQQRENWTALALMWKTTPITLFFLVFMIPFLDPPGVLAFHWSFSNTSAILMSAFLGFLLQWSSALTLGATSAISSVVLGQFKTCVVLLGNYYLFGSNPGISSIFGAFIAIGGMSLYTYLNIRPMKRKSSKVLP from the exons ATGCAGCGTATGCGTCAGATTTTGGGTCCTTTGTTCAGTAGAGATGTGATGAAGCAAAACCATAGTGATGATGCCAAACCAG GAAGAGCTCTGGAGAGCAATCAATCTTTGTTGTTTGACAACTTGCATTCATCTGAAAGTTCAGAGCGGCAACAGCAACGAATTTGTGGCCCTCTTGCTGCTCTTACATTCAACTTAGTCGTTGCGGTTGGCATCATTTTCATGAATAAATGG GTTCTTAAAAATGTTGGGTTCCAGTTCCCTGTATTTTTGACTGTTATTCACTATGCAGTCAGCTGGGCATTAATGgcaattttgaattttttttctcttttctctgcATCTCCTTCCTCAAAGGTGGCCCCTTTATCTTTATTTACTTTTGGCGTTGTTAATTCTGTGTCCACTGGCCTTGCTAATGTCAGCTTGAAGTACAATAG TGTGGGATTTTATCAGATGGCTAAGATTGCTATTACACCATTGATTGTCCTTTTGGAATTTATATGGTACAGGAAGAGAATTGCTTTCTCGAAG GTGATTGCACTAACAGTTGTATCTATTGGGGTTGCTGTTGCTACTGTAACTGATTTACAATTCAGCCTCTTTGGTGCTTGTGTTGCATTGGCATGGATACTACCTAGTGCAGTCAATAAAATCCTTTGGTCCAATGTGCAACAACGAGAGAACTGGACAGCACTGGC GTTAATGTGGAAGACAACACCAatcactttgttttttttggtttttatgaTTCCTTTCTTGGATCCTCCTGGTGTCCTTGCATTCCATTGGAGCTTCAGCAATACATCAGCGATTCTCATGTCTGCTTTTCTTGGCTTCTTGCTTCAGTGGTCGAGTGCTTTGACACTTGG GGCTACATCTGCTATCTCCTCTGTTGTTCTTGGACAATTCAAAACGTGTGTTGTACTTCTTGGAAACTATTACCTTTTTGGTTCAAATCCTGGCATATCcagtatttttggagcattTATAGCCATTGGTGGCATGTCCTTATACACATACCTCAATATACGACCTATGAAGCGGAAATCCAGCAAAGTGTTGCCTTAG
- the LOC18611934 gene encoding uncharacterized membrane protein At1g06890 isoform X2 produces the protein MQRMRQILGPLFSRDVMKQNHSDDAKPGRALESNQSLLFDNLHSSESSERQQQRICGPLAALTFNLVVAVGIIFMNKWVLKNVGFQFPVFLTVIHYAVSWALMAILNFFSLFSASPSSKVAPLSLFTFGVVNSVSTGLANVSLKYNSVGFYQMAKIAITPLIVLLEFIWYRKRIAFSKVIALTVVSIGVAVATVTDLQFSLFGACVALAWILPSAVNKILWSNVQQRENWTALALMWKTTPITLFFLVFMIPFLDPPGVLAFHWSFSNTSAILMSAFLGFLLQWSSALTLGGWLL, from the exons ATGCAGCGTATGCGTCAGATTTTGGGTCCTTTGTTCAGTAGAGATGTGATGAAGCAAAACCATAGTGATGATGCCAAACCAG GAAGAGCTCTGGAGAGCAATCAATCTTTGTTGTTTGACAACTTGCATTCATCTGAAAGTTCAGAGCGGCAACAGCAACGAATTTGTGGCCCTCTTGCTGCTCTTACATTCAACTTAGTCGTTGCGGTTGGCATCATTTTCATGAATAAATGG GTTCTTAAAAATGTTGGGTTCCAGTTCCCTGTATTTTTGACTGTTATTCACTATGCAGTCAGCTGGGCATTAATGgcaattttgaattttttttctcttttctctgcATCTCCTTCCTCAAAGGTGGCCCCTTTATCTTTATTTACTTTTGGCGTTGTTAATTCTGTGTCCACTGGCCTTGCTAATGTCAGCTTGAAGTACAATAG TGTGGGATTTTATCAGATGGCTAAGATTGCTATTACACCATTGATTGTCCTTTTGGAATTTATATGGTACAGGAAGAGAATTGCTTTCTCGAAG GTGATTGCACTAACAGTTGTATCTATTGGGGTTGCTGTTGCTACTGTAACTGATTTACAATTCAGCCTCTTTGGTGCTTGTGTTGCATTGGCATGGATACTACCTAGTGCAGTCAATAAAATCCTTTGGTCCAATGTGCAACAACGAGAGAACTGGACAGCACTGGC GTTAATGTGGAAGACAACACCAatcactttgttttttttggtttttatgaTTCCTTTCTTGGATCCTCCTGGTGTCCTTGCATTCCATTGGAGCTTCAGCAATACATCAGCGATTCTCATGTCTGCTTTTCTTGGCTTCTTGCTTCAGTGGTCGAGTGCTTTGACACTTGG TGGGTGGCTTCTCTGA
- the LOC18611936 gene encoding ultraviolet-B receptor UVR8 isoform X4, translating to MAEEEMSVSEVTGPFRQILFISAGASHSVALLSGNVVCSWGRGEDGQLGHGDAEDRPSPTQLSALDGHEIISVICGADHTTAYSLSRGEVYSWGWGDFGRLGHGNSSDVFTPQPIKALHGLTIKQIACGDSHCLAVTMEGEVLSWGRNQNGQLGLGTTEDSLVPQKIQAFQGVSIKMVAAGAEHTAAVSGDGALYGWGWGRYGNLGLGDRIDRLVPEKVSTLNGEKMDMVACGWRHTISVSVTGGLYTYGWSKYGQLGHGDFKDHLVPHKVEALADSFIKQISGGWRHTMALTSGGNLYGWGWNKFGQVGVGDNDDHCSPVQVKFPHEQKVLQVSCGWRHTLAITEEQNVFSWGRGTNGQLGHGESKDCNVPKIIEALSIDGSSGQQIESSKLDPFSGKSWVSPTERYAVVPDESGQSVPSEKGSGSDVNVPENDVKRIRM from the exons ATGGCAGAAGAGGAGATGAGTGTGAGTGAGGTAACTGGTCCATTTCGTCAGATTCTTTTTATCTCAGCTGGTGCTAGCCATTCTGTTGCTCTTCTCT CTGGAAATGTTGTTTGCTCTTGGGGTCGAGGAGAGGATGGGCAGTTAGGCCATGGGGATGCGGAGGATAGGCCTTCTCCAACACAATTGAGTGCCTTAGATGGACATGAAATAATATCTGTTATTTGTGGAGCTGATCATACAACTGCATATTCATTGTCACGTGGTGAAGTTTATAGTTGGGGATG GGGTGACTTCGGAAGACTTGGTCATGGAAATTCTAGTGACGTGTTCACTCCTCAACCGATAAAAGCATTACATGGTCTGACGATTAAACAAATTGCTTGTGGAGACAGCCATTGTTTAGCTGTGACAATGGAAGGCGAGGTACTAAG TTGGGGAAGGAATCAAAATGGTCAACTTGGTCTTGGAACCACTGAAGACTCTCTTGTACCTCAAAAGATTCAAGCCTTTCAG GGTGTTTCTATCAAAATGGTTGCTGCTGGTGCTGAGCATACTGCAGCTGTTTCAGGAGACGGTGCCCTCTATGGATGGGGCTGGGGACGATATGGAAACTTGGGCTTAGGAGACAGAATTGATCGCTTAGTTCCTGAGAAGGTTTCTACTCTCAAT GGAGAGAAGATGGATATGGTTGCTTGTGGATGGCGGCATACCATATCTGTCTCTGTTACTGGTGGATTATACACTTATGGATGGAGCAAGTATGGTCAACTGGGACATGGGGACTTTAAGGATCATCTTGTTCCTCATAAGGTGGAAGCTTTAGCTGACAGTTTTATTAAGCAG ATATCGGGTGGATGGAGACACACAATGGCACTCACGTCTGGTGGAAACCTCTATGGCTGGGGATGGAACAAG TTTGGACAGGTTGGGGTTGGTGACAATGATGATCATTGCTCTCCAGTGCAAGTTAAATTTCCACATGAGCAG AAAGTACTTCAAGTTTCATGTGGGTGGAGGCACACACTTGCTATTACGGAAGAGCAAAATGTCTTCTCCTGGGGAAGGGGTACGAATGGACAGCTTGGGCATGGAGAATCGAAGGACTG CAATGTTCCAAAGATTATAGAGGCATTGAGTATCGATGGTTCCAGTGGGCAACAGATAGAATCTTCAAAGCTTGATCCATTTTCAG GTAAATCCTGGGTTTCTCCAACGGAGCGATATGCTGTTGTCCCTGATGAAAGT GGACAATCAGTTCCGTCAGAAAAGGGGAGCGGCAGTGATGTGAATGTTCCTGAGAACGATGTGAAGCGTATACGCATGTAA
- the LOC18611936 gene encoding ultraviolet-B receptor UVR8 isoform X1 — MAEEEMSVSEVTGPFRQILFISAGASHSVALLSGNVVCSWGRGEDGQLGHGDAEDRPSPTQLSALDGHEIISVICGADHTTAYSLSRGEVYSWGWGDFGRLGHGNSSDVFTPQPIKALHGLTIKQIACGDSHCLAVTMEGEVLSWGRNQNGQLGLGTTEDSLVPQKIQAFQGVSIKMVAAGAEHTAAVSGDGALYGWGWGRYGNLGLGDRIDRLVPEKVSTLNLQGEKMDMVACGWRHTISVSVTGGLYTYGWSKYGQLGHGDFKDHLVPHKVEALADSFIKQISGGWRHTMALTSGGNLYGWGWNKFGQVGVGDNDDHCSPVQVKFPHEQAHSRYCSFQILKVLQVSCGWRHTLAITEEQNVFSWGRGTNGQLGHGESKDCNVPKIIEALSIDGSSGQQIESSKLDPFSGKSWVSPTERYAVVPDESGQSVPSEKGSGSDVNVPENDVKRIRM, encoded by the exons ATGGCAGAAGAGGAGATGAGTGTGAGTGAGGTAACTGGTCCATTTCGTCAGATTCTTTTTATCTCAGCTGGTGCTAGCCATTCTGTTGCTCTTCTCT CTGGAAATGTTGTTTGCTCTTGGGGTCGAGGAGAGGATGGGCAGTTAGGCCATGGGGATGCGGAGGATAGGCCTTCTCCAACACAATTGAGTGCCTTAGATGGACATGAAATAATATCTGTTATTTGTGGAGCTGATCATACAACTGCATATTCATTGTCACGTGGTGAAGTTTATAGTTGGGGATG GGGTGACTTCGGAAGACTTGGTCATGGAAATTCTAGTGACGTGTTCACTCCTCAACCGATAAAAGCATTACATGGTCTGACGATTAAACAAATTGCTTGTGGAGACAGCCATTGTTTAGCTGTGACAATGGAAGGCGAGGTACTAAG TTGGGGAAGGAATCAAAATGGTCAACTTGGTCTTGGAACCACTGAAGACTCTCTTGTACCTCAAAAGATTCAAGCCTTTCAG GGTGTTTCTATCAAAATGGTTGCTGCTGGTGCTGAGCATACTGCAGCTGTTTCAGGAGACGGTGCCCTCTATGGATGGGGCTGGGGACGATATGGAAACTTGGGCTTAGGAGACAGAATTGATCGCTTAGTTCCTGAGAAGGTTTCTACTCTCAAT tTGCAGGGAGAGAAGATGGATATGGTTGCTTGTGGATGGCGGCATACCATATCTGTCTCTGTTACTGGTGGATTATACACTTATGGATGGAGCAAGTATGGTCAACTGGGACATGGGGACTTTAAGGATCATCTTGTTCCTCATAAGGTGGAAGCTTTAGCTGACAGTTTTATTAAGCAG ATATCGGGTGGATGGAGACACACAATGGCACTCACGTCTGGTGGAAACCTCTATGGCTGGGGATGGAACAAG TTTGGACAGGTTGGGGTTGGTGACAATGATGATCATTGCTCTCCAGTGCAAGTTAAATTTCCACATGAGCAGGCACATTCTCGTTACTGTAGCTTCCAAATATTG AAAGTACTTCAAGTTTCATGTGGGTGGAGGCACACACTTGCTATTACGGAAGAGCAAAATGTCTTCTCCTGGGGAAGGGGTACGAATGGACAGCTTGGGCATGGAGAATCGAAGGACTG CAATGTTCCAAAGATTATAGAGGCATTGAGTATCGATGGTTCCAGTGGGCAACAGATAGAATCTTCAAAGCTTGATCCATTTTCAG GTAAATCCTGGGTTTCTCCAACGGAGCGATATGCTGTTGTCCCTGATGAAAGT GGACAATCAGTTCCGTCAGAAAAGGGGAGCGGCAGTGATGTGAATGTTCCTGAGAACGATGTGAAGCGTATACGCATGTAA
- the LOC18611936 gene encoding ultraviolet-B receptor UVR8 isoform X3: MAEEEMSVSEVTGPFRQILFISAGASHSVALLSGNVVCSWGRGEDGQLGHGDAEDRPSPTQLSALDGHEIISVICGADHTTAYSLSRGEVYSWGWGDFGRLGHGNSSDVFTPQPIKALHGLTIKQIACGDSHCLAVTMEGEVLSWGRNQNGQLGLGTTEDSLVPQKIQAFQGVSIKMVAAGAEHTAAVSGDGALYGWGWGRYGNLGLGDRIDRLVPEKVSTLNLQGEKMDMVACGWRHTISVSVTGGLYTYGWSKYGQLGHGDFKDHLVPHKVEALADSFIKQISGGWRHTMALTSGGNLYGWGWNKFGQVGVGDNDDHCSPVQVKFPHEQKVLQVSCGWRHTLAITEEQNVFSWGRGTNGQLGHGESKDCNVPKIIEALSIDGSSGQQIESSKLDPFSGKSWVSPTERYAVVPDESGQSVPSEKGSGSDVNVPENDVKRIRM; the protein is encoded by the exons ATGGCAGAAGAGGAGATGAGTGTGAGTGAGGTAACTGGTCCATTTCGTCAGATTCTTTTTATCTCAGCTGGTGCTAGCCATTCTGTTGCTCTTCTCT CTGGAAATGTTGTTTGCTCTTGGGGTCGAGGAGAGGATGGGCAGTTAGGCCATGGGGATGCGGAGGATAGGCCTTCTCCAACACAATTGAGTGCCTTAGATGGACATGAAATAATATCTGTTATTTGTGGAGCTGATCATACAACTGCATATTCATTGTCACGTGGTGAAGTTTATAGTTGGGGATG GGGTGACTTCGGAAGACTTGGTCATGGAAATTCTAGTGACGTGTTCACTCCTCAACCGATAAAAGCATTACATGGTCTGACGATTAAACAAATTGCTTGTGGAGACAGCCATTGTTTAGCTGTGACAATGGAAGGCGAGGTACTAAG TTGGGGAAGGAATCAAAATGGTCAACTTGGTCTTGGAACCACTGAAGACTCTCTTGTACCTCAAAAGATTCAAGCCTTTCAG GGTGTTTCTATCAAAATGGTTGCTGCTGGTGCTGAGCATACTGCAGCTGTTTCAGGAGACGGTGCCCTCTATGGATGGGGCTGGGGACGATATGGAAACTTGGGCTTAGGAGACAGAATTGATCGCTTAGTTCCTGAGAAGGTTTCTACTCTCAAT tTGCAGGGAGAGAAGATGGATATGGTTGCTTGTGGATGGCGGCATACCATATCTGTCTCTGTTACTGGTGGATTATACACTTATGGATGGAGCAAGTATGGTCAACTGGGACATGGGGACTTTAAGGATCATCTTGTTCCTCATAAGGTGGAAGCTTTAGCTGACAGTTTTATTAAGCAG ATATCGGGTGGATGGAGACACACAATGGCACTCACGTCTGGTGGAAACCTCTATGGCTGGGGATGGAACAAG TTTGGACAGGTTGGGGTTGGTGACAATGATGATCATTGCTCTCCAGTGCAAGTTAAATTTCCACATGAGCAG AAAGTACTTCAAGTTTCATGTGGGTGGAGGCACACACTTGCTATTACGGAAGAGCAAAATGTCTTCTCCTGGGGAAGGGGTACGAATGGACAGCTTGGGCATGGAGAATCGAAGGACTG CAATGTTCCAAAGATTATAGAGGCATTGAGTATCGATGGTTCCAGTGGGCAACAGATAGAATCTTCAAAGCTTGATCCATTTTCAG GTAAATCCTGGGTTTCTCCAACGGAGCGATATGCTGTTGTCCCTGATGAAAGT GGACAATCAGTTCCGTCAGAAAAGGGGAGCGGCAGTGATGTGAATGTTCCTGAGAACGATGTGAAGCGTATACGCATGTAA